The nucleotide sequence GGTCTGCAGGTTCTTTAGCCGTTGCCCGTAAAATCACGTTTTCCAGTGCTTGTGGCACATTTGGATCAAGTGCTTTTATAGATGGAAGATCATCTTGAAAATGTTTTAAAGCAATTGTTACAGCAGATTCACCATCAAACGGTACGCTACCCGTCAACATCTCATAAAGGATGATCCCTAAAGCATAAATATCTGACTGCTTCGTTGCCATACTTCCTCTGGCCTGCTCAGGGGACAGATAATGAACAGATCCTAGCATCGTATTCGTCTGCGTGATCGATGTTTCAGATAAAGCGATAGCAATCCCGAAATCCGTGATTTTTACAACACCTTCATTATCGATCAGTACGTTTTGGGGTTTCAAATCTCGGTGGATGATTTGATGGTTATGAGCTAAAGAAATAGCAGAAAGGATCTGCTGCATAATATTTACTGCTGTTTCATAAGGAACAGGATAATGTGTTTGGATATATCGTTTCAAGTCCATTCCTTTGACGTATTCCATCACCAGATACTGCATGTTGTCTTCTTCACCAACATCGTAAACACTAACAATGTTTGGATGAACGAGTTCTGTTGCTGCTAAAGCTTCTCTCTGAAATCGTCGAATCGCAGTCTGGTCATTTTGAAAGTCAAATCGTAAGACTTTAACTGCTACATCACGATCCAAGATTAAATCGTGCGCCAAAAATACATTTGCCATACCACCGCTACCGATATTTCCAGTGATTTGATAACGGCCATTTAATTTTTTGCCCAACTCGATCATACACTGTCCTCCTTATATTCGATAAGAAGAACGGTGATATTATCCGCTCCGCCTGCTTCATTGGCACGATCAATCAGCTCAGTTACTTTATGAGACAATGGGCCTTCTTGATTGATGATCGTTCCTATTTCTTCTTCAGACAGCATGTTCGTCAAGCCATCTGAACATAACAGCAGTCGATCTTTTAGTTGCCAAAGATGAGTAGAAACATCTACTTCGACTGTTCCAGGCATGCCGACAGAACGTGTTAAAATATTTTTCCTTGGATGGTTCACTGCCATTTCTTCGCTGATTTCTCCTGATTTGACTAGTTCATTGACTAAAGAATGATCCTCCGTCAATTGCATGATTTTATCTTCACGAATCAAATAAGCTCTGCTATCCCCAACATTGGCAATCGTGAACCAGTCATCTGACAGAGCGGCCGCTACGATTGTTGTTCCCATACCGTTATATTCCGGCTGTTCTTGTCCACGCTGATAAATCAGCATATTTTCTTCTTGAATCGATTGAATGAACCATTGGGCGATTTTTTCATCGTCAACAGCTTCTTGTTTTTCCCAAGCTTCGCCTAGATTCGTTACCGCCATCTGACTGGCAATGTCTCCGGCACGATGACCACCCATCCCGTCTGCTAATACAGCAAGCTTGAGACCTGAACGGCTGGTAAATACACTGGCATAGTCTTGATTTGTGTTACGTCGTCTTCCTACATCTGATTGATATTCAATCTGCATTTTTTCACCTCATTACTTTTTGCGCAAACAACAAATGAAAAATCCATCTGTGTAAAACTGATGCGGATACAAAGTCAACATTTTCTCTTCGATTGATGATTGTAGCATAGGATTGGTCAAAACATCAATCCTCTCAAAATCAGGGTGTCTTTCCAAGAAAGCAGAAACAACGTCTTGGTTTTCTTCTTTTAAGATCGTACAAGTGCTATAAGTCAGAATACCGGAAGACTTTAAAGTTGGTGCGCAGCTTTCTAAAATTTCCAATTGGATTTTTGGTAAATTCGCTAATTCATCCGGCTGTTTTTTATAACGAATATCTGGTTTTCGCCGAAGCAGCCCAAGACCTGAACAAGGCGCGTCTACTAAAATCCGATCAAACTGCTCTGCTTCGAACTGTTTACTGACTTCTCTAGCATCCATCTTTTGAGCGTAGACAGCAGAAGAGACACCTAGACGTGCTGCATTATCTTCAATGAGTTTGACTTTGTGTTCGTGTACATCTAAAGCGACCACTTCTCCACCGCATGACGGATCTAAAAAAGAAGCAATATGCGTCGTCTTACCTCCGGGTGCTGCACAGGCATCTAAGACATGATGTTCAGGCTCGATTTGCATAGACGGCGCTACAAGCATCGAACTTTCATCTTGGATCGTCATGACGCCATCGTGGAACAATGAGCTAGAAGCTAAATGCCCTTTTTTCGCTACTATACCGTATGGACTGACTTGGCTTTTTTCAGCTGTGATCTCTTCTTCTTGCAAAACAGTGATGGCCTGATCTCTGGAAAGTCGGCGTGTATCTACTCGGGCACTAGCATGGCTAGGCTGATATAGCGATAAACCGAGCTTTTCAGTTTCTTCGTATCCGATTTGATCCACCAGTCGTTTCGTCATCCATAGAGGCAGGCTGATTTTGACAGAAAGTCTTTCGATAGGATCAGCAATGCCTTGCAGATCTGGTGCTCCTTGACGCTGATAATTCCTCAAGACACCATTTACAAATTTCCCTGTCCCAGGATTTCCTTTTACTTTTGCGATTTCGACCGCCTCGTTTAAAATAGCATGTGCAGGGACTTTATCTAAAAATTCTAATTGGTATACAGAAAGATAAAGAAGCGTCTTGACCCAGTCATCCACTTTTTTTGCTTTAGCGATCAATGGTGCAACGTAAAATTCCAATAGTCGCTGATGGCTAATCGTACCATAGATCAATTCTGTAAATAAACCCACATCTTTTTGATTTAGCTCGCTTTGTTTGATCATCTCATTCAACAAAAGATTCGAGTAGGCGCCACCCTTGTTCACTCGCTCTAATGTCAGTAATGCCATATATCGTACTGATTTTTTCATTTTTTTAGGGATTTTTTTCATTATTTCACCTGCTGACCAATCTGAACTTGCTGACCGCTTCCGTTAAGGAAATCATGTACGGCCTGTTTTCCTTTACCAGCTGGCTGTAATTCATTGATGGCTAAGACGGTCTGTTTACCGCAAGCAATCCATAGATTTTTTTTGTCTTTCCGGATGATCGTACCAGGTGCTTTGTCTGTAGTTTCTGCCAATACTTCAACCGATAATAATTTCCAGCGTATGCCCTCATAGGTCGTGAATGCAATTGGCCAAGGACGCATTCCGCGTACTTGGTTGTCAATTTCTTCTGCAGTTTTATGCCAATCGATTGCTTCTTGTTCCCGTGTGATGTTTGGCGAAAAAGTTGCTTCTGACTCGTCTTGAGGTACTGGTTTTTGTCCATCCAAAATATTGGGCAATGTTTCTAGCAATAGCTTTCTTCCTAAAAGGCTAAGCTTTTCAAACATCGTCCCTACATCATCTTGTTTAGTGATTGGTATGCTTTCTTGCGCATAGATTCCGCCTGCATCCATTTTTTTGATCATTTCCATGATCGTTACACCAGTTTCTTTCTCCCCATTCATGATGGCATAATGAACAGGCGCACCTCCCCGATATTTAGGAAGTAAAGAAGCATGGACATTGATTGCCCCTAATTTTGGTACTTGCAATAACTTTTCAGGCAAGAATTGGCCAAATGCCGCAGTGACGATCACATCAGGCACCAATTCAATGATTTCTTCCATTTCTGGCGAACCGGAGATTTTCTCTGGCTGCAGCACACGGATACCGTGCTTCAGAGCCGCTTTTTTTACCGGTGTCGGCGTAATTACTCGTTTCCGCCCAACTGGACGGTCGGGCTGTGTTACCACTGCCTGGATCTCGTAACCTGATTCTATCAGCCCTTCAAGAATCGGCACAGAAAAAGCAGGTGTGCCCATAAATACTAGCTTAGTCATCAAGATGTTCCTCCATATATTCTTCAAGTTCTTCTTCCGGGATCTGCTGTATCATTTTCTCAATGAACAAGATACCGTCTAAGTGATCGATTTCATGCTGGAAGGCACGGGCTAAATAGCCAAAAGCCGTCACTTCTATCTCTTCTCCGTCTCGATCATAATAACGCACGGTCACTTCATCTGCTCGCTTGACCGTTCCATAGACATGCGGAATACTGAGACAACCTTCTACGTCAAGGCTTTCACCTTTTGCTTCGATGATTTCTGGGTTAATCAGTTCAAATTTCTCGCCTTCATCTACTTCGATCACAGCAATTCTCTTGTTTTGTCCTACTTGAGGAGCAGCGATCCCTATTCCGTCATTCGCAATCATTGTCTCATATAAATTGTCTAATAAAGCGATTGTCTCGTCCGTGATTACATCGATTGGCTGAGCAGTTCTTTTTAATTTATCATTAGGGTGGATCAATATAGGATAGCGCATAATTTGGCCCTTTCTTAAATAAAGTTTAATGGTTCGTTGTCAATTGCCACAAAAAGACCTTGTCGCTGTTCTTTCTGGCTTCCATTCAAAATTTCATCCAAAACATGAGGAAGATTCGGTTCATGTTTATATTTGATGATTAGTTGATAATAATATCGGTTTTTCACTCTCAAAATCATGCTGGGCGTTGGCCCTAATAGCAAGCTTTGAGGGCTTAACACTTCTTTTAGCTGATTGGCAATCTGAAAGATTTTCTTTGCCGCTACTTGTTCTTCAGGATGGCTGGCGGTTATTTTCACAGTAAAGTAATAAGGAGGATAGCCTCCACGATGCCGTACATGCATTTCCTGCTGATAAAACTGCTCATAATTTTGTTTTTTAGCCAATTCTATGGCGTAATGTTGAGGATTGAATGTTTGGATCACGACTTCGCCTGCTTTTTCCGCTCGCCCTGCTCGTCCTGAAACTTGGGTAAGCAATTGGAATGTATGCTCACTAGAACGAAAATCCGGTAAATTCAGGGAGGTATCAGCATTCAACACCCCAACTAATGTCACTTCTGGAAAGTCCAAACCTTTAGCAATCATTTGTGTCCCTAATAATATATCTGCTTCTTTTGCACCGAATTTTTGTAAAATCTGTTCGTGTGCCCCTTTTCTTCGAGTGGTATCTACATCCATACGCAAAATCCTAGCTTGCGGATAAAGTTCTCGGAGTTCCTCTTCTACTTTTTGAGTACCTGTTCCATAGTAGCGGATTTTATTGCCGCCACAATTAGGACAGCGATTGGGAATAGGTTCTTCATGTCCGCAATAATGGCAGCGCATTGAACGTGTATCCATATGCAGTGTAAGAGAGATATCGCAATTAGGACATGGAAGAACAAATCCACAGTCCCTACACATCACAAAAGACGAATATCCTCGACGATTGAGCAGTAGGACAGTTTGTTCTTTTTTGTCTAATCGATTTTGTATTTTTTCCTGCAAATTAGCAGAAAAAGTAGAGGTCCGATGATTCTGAAACTCTTCACGCATATCTACGATCTCAATAGCTGGAAGCTGTGCAGCTGCTTTGGCTCGGTGGTTTAACTGCAATAACTGATAAACGCCTTTTTGAGCTCGTGCTCTTGATTCTAAAGAGGGCGTCGCGCTTCCTAGAACTATTGGGCAATGATGATATTTACTGCGCCAAATTGCTAGATCTCTCGCATGATAACGCGGTGTCTCATCTTGTTTGTAACTTGATTCATGTTCTTCATCGATAATGATCAGCCCGATATTTTTCAGCGGGGCAAAAATAGCAGATCGTGCGCCTACTACTACTTGCGCTTCTTCCCGCTCAATCTTGCGCCATTCATCATATTTTTCACCTTGGGAAAGTCCGCTATGTAAGACCGCAACTGATTCTCCGAAGCGTCCTTTGAATCGCTCGACCATTTGCGGAGTCAATGCGATTTCAGGCACTAACATAATAGCCGTTTTATTTTCTGACAAAACATCAGCGATTGCCTGAAGATATACTTCTGTTTTCCCGCTGCCAGTGATTCCCTCCAGCAAAAAGACCTGATCTTTTTGCTGCTGACCTGCTGTGATGATTTGTTCGACAGCATTTTTTTGTTCTGCATTCAGTTCCAATGCCGTCGTTTGGTCAAATACTCGGTCTTTATAAGGGTCGCGATAACGTTCTGATTCTATAAACTCCAGCCAGCCCTTTTCTTTTCCTTGATTCAAGACAGCAGTACTGATTCCTTTATTTTTGAAATAAGCAATTGGTTCTTCTTGGCTCAGTTCAGATAAACACAAAAGAAGTTCTTTTTGTTTCTTGGCATTTTGCCGTAATTTTGCCCATTCTTCTTCGATTTGCTTTTCAGTTAACAAAGAACGGACCAAACGAATCGTTTTTACTTTATTTCGTGTATGGACTTCATATTTGATATCTACTAATTGCTCTTGGCGCCAGCGAATCAATTGAGAAAGGCTGCCTTCTTCTTCTGCTTCCTTCCAGGAAATCACTTCTCGCTGATCAAACAATACCTGAACTTCTGGTGTGTCTGCCAAAGGATAGATCAATTTATCATATTCTGCTTTCATCACACTCGGAAGCATCGTTTGTAGACAAGTGATTTTGAATGCGTAAGTAATTTTTTTCATATAATCAGCTAATGAAAGTAATTCTTCATTGACCACCGGAGCAAGGTCTAGCAAACGAATAACTGCCTTCAAAGATGGATTAGCTGATTCTTCTGATTTTTGGATAGCCATAACAAATCCTTGGACATGACGATTGCCATTACCAAAAGGGACTTCTACTCGCATCCCGACTTGCAAAGCTGTTTCCATTTCAGAGGGAACCAAATAAGTGAATGGCTGATCGGTCTGCATAGTAGGTACGTCCACAATGACTTCAGCTGTTAATGTCATGGTTCGTTTCCTCCTTTTTTTGTCTTTTCTTATCAAGCGACAAAAAGTTCCTTGCCTATTTTACTAGAGATCGATGGATTTGTCTTATCTTCTGCCAAATCCTAACAAAAAATTAACAGCAGATAAGAAAAAAAAGAACTGTGTCAAAAAGTTCAGACACAGCCTTTTCTACCAGACAATAAGTGGCGAATGTTTGAAAAGGAAACAGCTGGGTTTGCTTTTCTTTTTAGATGTTCGCTCTATTTTTCTTTATTACATTTTTTGCTCTTCACGGATACGTGATTCCAATTCGTGTTGTTCACGCTCTTTTTGTGCTTGACGTTCCTCTTCTTCCATCTTCAAACGTTCACGTTTTAATTCAGGATGTGGATCATTGACTACATTTCCTGCATCGATTTCTTCTAAAGCTTGACCGACGCTTTTTACTGAATCAAAAGAATCTAGAGTAGGCTGTGCACTTGCATCCAATTCATGCGCGCGTTTACTTGCTAAAATCACTAGAGAATATTTTGAATTTACACGATCTAATAGTGAGTCAATTGAAGGTTTTAACATCATAAGACTACATCTCCTTTAACATTTTAATATATTTACCGATTACGCGATCTACTCGAAAATGTTCACTGGCAATAATGTTTTTGATTCGTTCAACTGCTAGCGGCACTTCATCATTTACAACAGCATAGTCGTAAAGAGCCATCATTTCGATTTCTTCTTTTGCAACTTTCATTCGTTTTTCGATTACTTCATCTGCATCTGTTCCTCGGCCTACGATCCGTGATTTTAATTCCGCTAAATCTGGCGGAGTCAAAAAGATGAATACACCATCGGGCACTTTTTCTTTGACTTGTTTTGCTCCTTGGACTTCAATCTCCAAGAAAACATCTTTTCCTTCATCCAATGTCTTGTTGACATATGACAAAGGAGTTCCATAATAATTCCCGACATATTCTGCGTATTCCAGCATCTCTCCAGCTTCGATCATTGATTCAAACTCTTCTTTGCTTCGGAAGAAATAATCAACGCCTTCGACCTCCCCTTCACGCATTTTACGGGTAGTCATTGAGATCGAATACTGAAAATCATTATCCTCACTCTCAAAAATTGCTTTTCGTACTGTGCCTTTTCCTACACCGGATGGACCAGACAACACGATTAATAATCCACGCTCTGACATGACGACGTCCTTTCAACTAGTCTTTTTGTACTTATCGTTTATTTTGCACTTTTTTTCTGCAACTTTCAAGGTTATCTTTAATTATAGCTAGAAATTGGTAAAAAAGCTACCCTGTACCAAGAGGTCGTAAAAAAGCTGTCCTGCATCAAGTAATAAGAACAGCCAAACATAAACAGCTTCTCATGTTTTTCGTTTGGTTGGGGTTATTATCGCAGATGCAAGCTTTTGAACGCCGTGTATAAGAGGTCGTGAAGAAGCCGATTAGTTTCGAGTATGAAGAAAAATTTTGTGAAAATAGTTTCTCACATTTTTGCATAAATTTGGCTTAATACCGAGAAAATGGTTTTTGAACATCACTTATTCAAAATAAAAAAAGATTGTGACACGAATTTTGTCACAACCTTTAAATGTATTCCTAGAGCAAAGAAGCTAAGCGAAGAAATCCAATTCTGATTATTTATTGTATTTCTTTGTTCAGCATCCTTGCTAAAAGCCCATATTGGACAAAGTATTCACTACACCCATGATCTCATCTTTTCGAGAACGTGCTTTTTCTGTCGGATCTTCTACCTCTTCTGTGTCAATTCGAACAATAAATTTCCGATTCATCGTCACGTAAGCACCGTCGTTGATCAAAATAAACAGTTCGTTCTCATTATAGTCTGCACAGGCATCTTTCCATACGTCAAAGCCGTTTTTTTCAGAAGGGATATCCCGTTTAACCACAGTTTTTCCACTTAATTCGTGGAACGTTACGTCATAATATTTCATTATCTCTACCTCTTTCGTCATTCAATATTTTGTACTTGTTCTCTGATTTTTTCTAAGATCGTCTTAGACTGGACGACTTGATTTTTAATTTCGATTGCATTTGATTTGGAACCGATCGTGTTGATTTCCCGATTCATTTCTTGGATCAGGAAATCTAATTCCCGACCTACAGGACATTGTGCTTCGATAAGTTCATCTAGTTTTTGTACATGGATCGCCAGACGATCCAGTTCCTCGTGAATATCTCCGCGTTCCAACAAGATGGCTAGCTCCGTCAACAACCGTTGCTCATCGACTTTCGCTCCAAGAAATTCCTCCAGCTTTTTTTGATACCTTATTTGAAATTCCTTTTCATAGATTTCTACAAAACTATCGAGTTTTTTTAGTACTTCTTTGAATTCTTCAGTATTCTTTTTCAACACTAAAGCTAAAGCTTGACCTTCTTTTTCTCGACTCGCCTCAATAGAATCAAGTGCGCTTTTCAATGTATCTAGAGCTAACTGTGCCAATTCTTCCATGCTCTCTTCCGGTTTTTCTTCTACCGTTACGAAGTTTTCGTCCAGCACGAAGCGTTCCGCCATCCGACTAATTGACACTTGATTTTGACTACCGTATCGTTGTTGAATTCCGTCTGTCAATTGAGTGATAAGTGAATCAATCAATTCCCAGTTGATGACGATCTGTTTTTCGTTTTTGCCAATATAAGCTAGATTCACAAATACTTCGATTCGACCGCGGCTTAACTGCTGTTTAATAAGCTGACGAAAATCGTTTTCAACAAAGTTCAGGATTTTAGGACTTCGTATTTGAACATCTAGAAAACGCTGGTTGACACTTTTTAT is from Enterococcus faecium and encodes:
- a CDS encoding YicC/YloC family endoribonuclease, translated to MKSMTGFGKAIRETKAYQLDIEIKSVNQRFLDVQIRSPKILNFVENDFRQLIKQQLSRGRIEVFVNLAYIGKNEKQIVINWELIDSLITQLTDGIQQRYGSQNQVSISRMAERFVLDENFVTVEEKPEESMEELAQLALDTLKSALDSIEASREKEGQALALVLKKNTEEFKEVLKKLDSFVEIYEKEFQIRYQKKLEEFLGAKVDEQRLLTELAILLERGDIHEELDRLAIHVQKLDELIEAQCPVGRELDFLIQEMNREINTIGSKSNAIEIKNQVVQSKTILEKIREQVQNIE
- the gmk gene encoding guanylate kinase; the protein is MSERGLLIVLSGPSGVGKGTVRKAIFESEDNDFQYSISMTTRKMREGEVEGVDYFFRSKEEFESMIEAGEMLEYAEYVGNYYGTPLSYVNKTLDEGKDVFLEIEVQGAKQVKEKVPDGVFIFLTPPDLAELKSRIVGRGTDADEVIEKRMKVAKEEIEMMALYDYAVVNDEVPLAVERIKNIIASEHFRVDRVIGKYIKMLKEM
- a CDS encoding Stp1/IreP family PP2C-type Ser/Thr phosphatase; this translates as MQIEYQSDVGRRRNTNQDYASVFTSRSGLKLAVLADGMGGHRAGDIASQMAVTNLGEAWEKQEAVDDEKIAQWFIQSIQEENMLIYQRGQEQPEYNGMGTTIVAAALSDDWFTIANVGDSRAYLIREDKIMQLTEDHSLVNELVKSGEISEEMAVNHPRKNILTRSVGMPGTVEVDVSTHLWQLKDRLLLCSDGLTNMLSEEEIGTIINQEGPLSHKVTELIDRANEAGGADNITVLLIEYKEDSV
- the rsmB gene encoding 16S rRNA (cytosine(967)-C(5))-methyltransferase RsmB gives rise to the protein MKKIPKKMKKSVRYMALLTLERVNKGGAYSNLLLNEMIKQSELNQKDVGLFTELIYGTISHQRLLEFYVAPLIAKAKKVDDWVKTLLYLSVYQLEFLDKVPAHAILNEAVEIAKVKGNPGTGKFVNGVLRNYQRQGAPDLQGIADPIERLSVKISLPLWMTKRLVDQIGYEETEKLGLSLYQPSHASARVDTRRLSRDQAITVLQEEEITAEKSQVSPYGIVAKKGHLASSSLFHDGVMTIQDESSMLVAPSMQIEPEHHVLDACAAPGGKTTHIASFLDPSCGGEVVALDVHEHKVKLIEDNAARLGVSSAVYAQKMDAREVSKQFEAEQFDRILVDAPCSGLGLLRRKPDIRYKKQPDELANLPKIQLEILESCAPTLKSSGILTYSTCTILKEENQDVVSAFLERHPDFERIDVLTNPMLQSSIEEKMLTLYPHQFYTDGFFICCLRKK
- the rpoZ gene encoding DNA-directed RNA polymerase subunit omega; translated protein: MMLKPSIDSLLDRVNSKYSLVILASKRAHELDASAQPTLDSFDSVKSVGQALEEIDAGNVVNDPHPELKRERLKMEEEERQAQKEREQHELESRIREEQKM
- the priA gene encoding primosomal protein N', which produces MTLTAEVIVDVPTMQTDQPFTYLVPSEMETALQVGMRVEVPFGNGNRHVQGFVMAIQKSEESANPSLKAVIRLLDLAPVVNEELLSLADYMKKITYAFKITCLQTMLPSVMKAEYDKLIYPLADTPEVQVLFDQREVISWKEAEEEGSLSQLIRWRQEQLVDIKYEVHTRNKVKTIRLVRSLLTEKQIEEEWAKLRQNAKKQKELLLCLSELSQEEPIAYFKNKGISTAVLNQGKEKGWLEFIESERYRDPYKDRVFDQTTALELNAEQKNAVEQIITAGQQQKDQVFLLEGITGSGKTEVYLQAIADVLSENKTAIMLVPEIALTPQMVERFKGRFGESVAVLHSGLSQGEKYDEWRKIEREEAQVVVGARSAIFAPLKNIGLIIIDEEHESSYKQDETPRYHARDLAIWRSKYHHCPIVLGSATPSLESRARAQKGVYQLLQLNHRAKAAAQLPAIEIVDMREEFQNHRTSTFSANLQEKIQNRLDKKEQTVLLLNRRGYSSFVMCRDCGFVLPCPNCDISLTLHMDTRSMRCHYCGHEEPIPNRCPNCGGNKIRYYGTGTQKVEEELRELYPQARILRMDVDTTRRKGAHEQILQKFGAKEADILLGTQMIAKGLDFPEVTLVGVLNADTSLNLPDFRSSEHTFQLLTQVSGRAGRAEKAGEVVIQTFNPQHYAIELAKKQNYEQFYQQEMHVRHRGGYPPYYFTVKITASHPEEQVAAKKIFQIANQLKEVLSPQSLLLGPTPSMILRVKNRYYYQLIIKYKHEPNLPHVLDEILNGSQKEQRQGLFVAIDNEPLNFI
- the def gene encoding peptide deformylase; translated protein: MRYPILIHPNDKLKRTAQPIDVITDETIALLDNLYETMIANDGIGIAAPQVGQNKRIAVIEVDEGEKFELINPEIIEAKGESLDVEGCLSIPHVYGTVKRADEVTVRYYDRDGEEIEVTAFGYLARAFQHEIDHLDGILFIEKMIQQIPEEELEEYMEEHLDD
- the fmt gene encoding methionyl-tRNA formyltransferase; the protein is MTKLVFMGTPAFSVPILEGLIESGYEIQAVVTQPDRPVGRKRVITPTPVKKAALKHGIRVLQPEKISGSPEMEEIIELVPDVIVTAAFGQFLPEKLLQVPKLGAINVHASLLPKYRGGAPVHYAIMNGEKETGVTIMEMIKKMDAGGIYAQESIPITKQDDVGTMFEKLSLLGRKLLLETLPNILDGQKPVPQDESEATFSPNITREQEAIDWHKTAEEIDNQVRGMRPWPIAFTTYEGIRWKLLSVEVLAETTDKAPGTIIRKDKKNLWIACGKQTVLAINELQPAGKGKQAVHDFLNGSGQQVQIGQQVK